The following are encoded together in the Pungitius pungitius chromosome 7, fPunPun2.1, whole genome shotgun sequence genome:
- the plcxd1 gene encoding PI-PLC X domain-containing protein 1, whose product MSSGSLGELPMERWMSHLPCALWDTPLFHLAIPGSHNAITYCLDMNDRSPVDLTQPDLLQKLDKYMKPLIRPFVYKWAVTQDCTIKQQLDSGVRYCDLRIAHRPNDSSTDLCFYHGVYTALTVETVLMEMREWLDAHPNEVLILSFSHFLGLSQELHVLLLATIRKAFTSKLCPKTEELTLRNLWASGYSVIVSYEHNICSCHGDLWPHIPYWWANKCKAEALVEEFEHRKQHGRPGGFFVTGINLTEDLKYICTHPTESLKDLVTSTYPALLSWVREQTPGPRGDSLNIIAADFVSESPFARTVVALNEKLLDPSS is encoded by the exons ATGTCCTCTGGGAGTCTCGGGGAGCTGCCCATGGAGCGCTGGATGTCTCACCTGCCGTGCGCCCTGTGGGACACCCCCCTGTTCCACCTGGCCATCCCAG gcAGCCACAATGCAATAACCTACTGTCTGGATATGAATGACCGATCCCCAGTGGACCTCACCCAGCCAGACCTGCTGCAGAAGCTGGACAAATACATGAAGCCTCTCATTCGCCCCTTTGTGTACAAGTGGGCCGTAACGCAG GACTGCACCATCAAGCAGCAGCTGGACTCGGGGGTCAGGTACTGCGACCTGAGGATCGCACACAGGCCCAACGACAGCTCCACCGACCTGTGCTTCTACCACGGCGTTTACACCGCGCTCACTGTGGAG ACGGTGCTGATGGAGATGAGAGAGTGGCTGGACGCTCATCCTAACGAGGTGCTCATCCTCTCCTTCAGCCACTTCCTGGGCCTGAGCCAGGAGCTGCACGTGCTGCTGCTCGCCACCATACGCAAGGCCTTCACCTCCAAGCTCTGCCCCAAAACG GAGGAGCTGACTCTCCGGAACCTGTGGGCTTCGGGCTACAGCGTGATCGTGTCCTACGAACACAACATCTGCAGTTGTCACGGCGACCTGTGGCCCCACATCCCTTACTGGTGGGCCAACAAGTGCAAAGCGGAGGCTCTCGTCGAGGAGTTCGagcacaggaagcagcacggcCGACCCG gaggTTTCTTCGTGACCGGCATCAACCTGACGGAGGACCTGAAGTACATCTGCACGCACCCCACCGAGTCCCTGAAGGACCTGGTGACGTCCACGTACCCGGCGCTGCTGAGCTGGGTCCGGGAGCAGACGCCCGGCCCGCGGGGCGACTCGCTCAACATCATCGCCGCGGACTTTGTCTCCGAGAGCCCGTTCGCTCGGACCGTCGTGGCGCTGAACGAGAAACTACTGGATCCGTCCTCGTGA
- the si:dkey-66a8.7 gene encoding PI-PLC X domain-containing protein 1, whose protein sequence is MDPRGEDWMSGLPEELWDVPLTDLAIPGSHDAMSYCLDVGSPLVPSESGAFRLLDRLFSCITRPFIFKWATTQDKSIEEQLSMGIRFFDLRVAHKPSDPSSDLYFTHVIYTHAAVLETLASVAVWLKSHPKEVVILACSHFEGIDDKLHQSFIVSLKKLFGSKLCPKKEAVLTLRSLWTSGFQVLLSYDSQAAARHAELWPPLPYWWANQRTAQGVTSYLDWNKDLGRPEGFFVSGLNLTADRLYIAENPKQSLRTLSVGNWEALRTWLQEQEPGPGPRSLNIIAGDFVGPLPLCSTVIALNKKLLNKRGHRETQSHHGGTR, encoded by the exons ATGGACCCCCGCGGTGAGGACTGGATGTCCGGTCTACCGGAGGAGCTGTGGGACGTCCCGCTCACCGACCTGGCCATCCCGG GAAGCCACGACGCCATGAGCTACTGCCTGGACGTCGGCTCGCCGCTGGTCCCGTCCGAGTCGGGCGCCTTCCGCCTGCTGGACCGCCTCTTCTCCTGCATCACCAGACCCTTCATCTTCAAGTGGGCCACGAcgcag GACAAGAGCATCGAGGAGCAGCTCTCGATGGGGATTCGATTCTTCGATCTCCGCGTGGCACACAAACCCAGCGACCCGTCCAGCGACCTGTACTTCACGCACGTCATATACACGCATGCCGCCGTGTTG GAAACGCTGGCGTCCGTCGCCGTCTGGCTGAAGTCTCACCCGAAGGAGGTCGTCATTCTGGCCTGCAGCCATTTCGAGGGAATCGACGACAAACTCCACCAGTCGTTTATTGTGTCCCTTAAGAAGCTGTTTGGATCGAAACTCTGCCCCAAGAAG GAAGCCGTCCTCACCCTGCGGAGCCTGTGGACGTCGGGCTTCCAGGTCCTCCTGTCCTACGACTCCCAGGCTGCAGCCCGGCACGCGGAGCTgtggccccccctcccctactgGTGGGCCAACCAGCGCACGGCGCAGGGGGTCACCAGCTACCTGGACTGGAACAAAGACCTGGGACGTCCAG agggcTTCTTCGTCTCCGGCCTGAACCTGACGGCCGACCGGCTCTACATCGCCGAGAACCCAAAGCAGTCCCTGCGGACGCTGAGCGTCGGTAACTGGGAGGCTCTGAGGACGTGGCTGCAGGAGCAGGAGCCGGGGCCCGGCCCCAGGAGCCTGAACATCATCGCGGGGGACTTCGTGGGTCCGTTGCCCCTGTGCTCCACGGTCATCGCGCTGAACAAGAAGCTGCTGAACAAGaggggtcacagagagacacagagccaCCATGGAGGGACCCGCTAG
- the gtpbp6 gene encoding putative GTP-binding protein 6 isoform X2 yields MLYKSTVTALRRIHSWFPVLQRRRAHTCLTSSATCRLLRRPPRAVAATCPPRSTEFSLSACRWRNTDDDDDDYEEEDDDVIDDSEVEELFQVRAPAGALGAAHRVFVVHPDVKWGSRKQHLTTAELMMAEAVGLVNTLDSWSVVDKVIMSTKTPEKKMIFGKGNFRTLTDRIRRTAGVTAVFVNVERLSALSEREFEEAWGVKVFDRYSVVLHIFRCNARTKEAKLQISLAEIPLLRSRLKNEMANLDQQGGGSRYIGGSGETLMEVQQRLLRERELKIRSALEKLRRKRRLLRSQRRGKTTLIKALTGDAGLQPRNQLFATLDVTVHAGQLPSHMTVLYVDTIGFLSQLPHQLIDSFSATLEDIKHSDLLVHVRDVSHPETANQKANVLRVLENMRIPDRLLSSMIEVHNKTDLVDNYRPTEPGALPISALERRGLGALRAAVEEALVTSTGKRVMDLAVDLGSPQLSWLHKEAAVQDVRVNADEGSAVVKVTISAAAYGRYRKLFGGS; encoded by the exons ATGCTGTACAAAAGCACCGTGACGGCACTGAGGAGGATTCACTCGTGGTTTCCGGTCCTGCAGCGCCGCCGCGCGCACACCTGTCTGACGTCATCGGCCACCTGCAGACTCCTTCGCCGACCTCCGCGTGCAGTCGCTGCTACATGCCCCCCTCGGTCCACGGAGTTCTCGCTCTCAGCGTGCAGGTGGAGGAAcacggatgatgatgatgatgattatgaagAGGAAGATGACGACGTCATCGATGACAGCGAGGTGGAGGAGCTGTTTCAGGTGCGCGCTCCCGCGGGTGCCCTCGGGGCTGCGCACAGAGTGTTCGTGGTTCACCCCGATGTGAAGTGGGGGAGCCGGAAGCAGCACCTGACCACAG CTGAGCTGATGATGGCCGAGGCCGTGGGGCTCGTGAACACTTTGGACAGCTGGAGTGTGGTGGACAAGGTCATCATGTCCACCAagacaccagagaagaagatgaTCTTCGGCAAAGGAAACTTCCGGACTCTGACAG ATAGAATCAGACGGACAGCAGGAGTCACAGCAGTGTTTGTGAATGTGGAGCGTCTGTCTGCTCTATCTGAG AGGGAGTTTGAGGAGGCCTGGGGGGTCAAAGTCTTTGACAGGTACTCCGTGGTCCTCCACATCTTCCGCTGCAACGCCAGGACCAAAGAGGCCAAGTTACAGATCTCTCTGGCCGAGATCCCTTTGTTAAG ATCTCGtctgaaaaatgaaatggccAACTTGGATCAGCAGGGCGGCGGCTCGAGGTACATCGGAGGCTCTG GAGAGACGCtgatggaggtgcagcagaggctgCTGAGGGAGCGCGAGCTGAAGATCCGCTCGGCGCTGGAGAAGCTGCGCAGGAAGCGGCGCCTGCTGCGATCTCAGCGGCGAG GAAAGACGACGCTGATCAAAGCGCTGACGGGCGACGCCGGCCTTCAGCCCCGAAACCAGCTGTTCGCCACGCTGGACGTCACCGTGCACGCCGGCCAGCTGCCCAGTCACATGACCGTCCTCTACGTGGACACCATCGGCTTCCTGTCCCAGCTGCCCCACCAGCTCATCGACTCCTTCTCCGCCACGCTGGAGGACATCAAACACTCG GATCTGCTGGTCCACGTCAGGGACGTCAGTCACCCGGAGACGGCGAACCAGAAGGCCAACGTGCTGAGAGTTCTGGAGAACATGCGAATCCCCGACAGGCTGCTGAGCTCCATGATCGAAGTCCACAATAAGACGGACCTCGTGGACAA CTATCGGCCCACGGAGCCCGGCGCTCTGCCCATCTCGGCCCTGGAGCGGCGGGGCCTCGGCGCCCTGAGGGCGGCGGTGGAAGAGGCGCTGGTGACGTCCACGGGGAAACGCGTGATGGACCTCGCCGTCGACCTCGGCTCCCCTCAGCTGAG CTGGCTGCACAAGGAGGCCGCCGTTCAGGACGTGCGGGTCAACGCGGACGAAGGCTCGGCCGTCGTCAAGGTGACCATCAGCGCCGCCGCCTACGGCCGCTACAGGAAGCTGTTCGGCGGGAGCTGA
- the gtpbp6 gene encoding putative GTP-binding protein 6 isoform X1 has translation MLYKSTVTALRRIHSWFPVLQRRRAHTCLTSSATCRLLRRPPRAVAATCPPRSTEFSLSACRWRNTDDDDDDYEEEDDDVIDDSEVEELFQVRAPAGALGAAHRVFVVHPDVKWGSRKQHLTTAELMMAEAVGLVNTLDSWSVVDKVIMSTKTPEKKMIFGKGNFRTLTDRIRRTAGVTAVFVNVERLSALSEREFEEAWGVKVFDRYSVVLHIFRCNARTKEAKLQISLAEIPLLRSRLKNEMANLDQQGGGSRYIGGSGETLMEVQQRLLRERELKIRSALEKLRRKRRLLRSQRRGKELAAVSVLGYTNCGKTTLIKALTGDAGLQPRNQLFATLDVTVHAGQLPSHMTVLYVDTIGFLSQLPHQLIDSFSATLEDIKHSDLLVHVRDVSHPETANQKANVLRVLENMRIPDRLLSSMIEVHNKTDLVDNYRPTEPGALPISALERRGLGALRAAVEEALVTSTGKRVMDLAVDLGSPQLSWLHKEAAVQDVRVNADEGSAVVKVTISAAAYGRYRKLFGGS, from the exons ATGCTGTACAAAAGCACCGTGACGGCACTGAGGAGGATTCACTCGTGGTTTCCGGTCCTGCAGCGCCGCCGCGCGCACACCTGTCTGACGTCATCGGCCACCTGCAGACTCCTTCGCCGACCTCCGCGTGCAGTCGCTGCTACATGCCCCCCTCGGTCCACGGAGTTCTCGCTCTCAGCGTGCAGGTGGAGGAAcacggatgatgatgatgatgattatgaagAGGAAGATGACGACGTCATCGATGACAGCGAGGTGGAGGAGCTGTTTCAGGTGCGCGCTCCCGCGGGTGCCCTCGGGGCTGCGCACAGAGTGTTCGTGGTTCACCCCGATGTGAAGTGGGGGAGCCGGAAGCAGCACCTGACCACAG CTGAGCTGATGATGGCCGAGGCCGTGGGGCTCGTGAACACTTTGGACAGCTGGAGTGTGGTGGACAAGGTCATCATGTCCACCAagacaccagagaagaagatgaTCTTCGGCAAAGGAAACTTCCGGACTCTGACAG ATAGAATCAGACGGACAGCAGGAGTCACAGCAGTGTTTGTGAATGTGGAGCGTCTGTCTGCTCTATCTGAG AGGGAGTTTGAGGAGGCCTGGGGGGTCAAAGTCTTTGACAGGTACTCCGTGGTCCTCCACATCTTCCGCTGCAACGCCAGGACCAAAGAGGCCAAGTTACAGATCTCTCTGGCCGAGATCCCTTTGTTAAG ATCTCGtctgaaaaatgaaatggccAACTTGGATCAGCAGGGCGGCGGCTCGAGGTACATCGGAGGCTCTG GAGAGACGCtgatggaggtgcagcagaggctgCTGAGGGAGCGCGAGCTGAAGATCCGCTCGGCGCTGGAGAAGCTGCGCAGGAAGCGGCGCCTGCTGCGATCTCAGCGGCGAGGCAAGGAGCTCGCCGCCGTCTCCGTGCTGGGGTACACCAACTGTG GAAAGACGACGCTGATCAAAGCGCTGACGGGCGACGCCGGCCTTCAGCCCCGAAACCAGCTGTTCGCCACGCTGGACGTCACCGTGCACGCCGGCCAGCTGCCCAGTCACATGACCGTCCTCTACGTGGACACCATCGGCTTCCTGTCCCAGCTGCCCCACCAGCTCATCGACTCCTTCTCCGCCACGCTGGAGGACATCAAACACTCG GATCTGCTGGTCCACGTCAGGGACGTCAGTCACCCGGAGACGGCGAACCAGAAGGCCAACGTGCTGAGAGTTCTGGAGAACATGCGAATCCCCGACAGGCTGCTGAGCTCCATGATCGAAGTCCACAATAAGACGGACCTCGTGGACAA CTATCGGCCCACGGAGCCCGGCGCTCTGCCCATCTCGGCCCTGGAGCGGCGGGGCCTCGGCGCCCTGAGGGCGGCGGTGGAAGAGGCGCTGGTGACGTCCACGGGGAAACGCGTGATGGACCTCGCCGTCGACCTCGGCTCCCCTCAGCTGAG CTGGCTGCACAAGGAGGCCGCCGTTCAGGACGTGCGGGTCAACGCGGACGAAGGCTCGGCCGTCGTCAAGGTGACCATCAGCGCCGCCGCCTACGGCCGCTACAGGAAGCTGTTCGGCGGGAGCTGA
- the LOC119216235 gene encoding ICOS ligand-like isoform X2, translated as MGPARFGGRRVEAWSCGLLLGFLGFCAGLEEDCVLGIVGQLVSLPCVLPQLVTAVNVSVVWRRGEEVVLRSAWTDGGDVEEWSVNRATTPGDAALTGNVSLQLPVAEASERRLNYSLLVTSGGNHSGAELCAVCLRTAARFSPPVLRRGEAGPGGETAFWCHSSGGFPKPAVYWLLNDTEDPPPGGSVRTQAAALPHSLLYNVTSRLTLHAADGASVSCVVENAALNENLTSTSGGVRAWGTPVVPSRASEAMWIFSTALCAVVGVLVAVGVVYQIHLDRLSRRRRRESLKEPPNRGYKRRNPREEEEEEEEEEEEEEEAMTLERKETNV; from the exons ATGGGTCCGGCTCGGTTCGGCGGTCGGAGGGTTGAAGCGTGGAGCTGCGGGCTGCTGCTCGGCTTCCTGGGTTTCTGCGCCGGTTTGG AGGAAGACTGCGTCCTCGGTATCGTGGGACAGCTCGTCTCGCTGCCCTGCGTCCTCCCCCAGCTGGTGACCGCAGTGAACGTCAGCGTGGTGTggcggcggggggaggaggtggtgctGAGGTCGGCGTGGACGGACGGCGGGGACGTGGAGGAATGGAGCGTCAACAGGGCCACGACCCCGGGGGACGCCGCGCTGACGGGCAACGTGTCCCTGCAGCTCCCCGTGGCCGAGGCCTCCGAGCGCCGCCTCAACTACAGCCTGCTCGTCACGTCGGGGGGGAACCAcagcggcgccgagctgtgcgccGTGTGCCTCAGGACGGCGG CCAGGTTCAGCCCCCCGGTGCTGCggcggggggaggcggggccCGGAGGCGAGACCGCCTTCTGGTGTCACTCCAGCGGGGGTTTCCCCAAACCCGCGGTCTACTGGCTCCTCAACGAcacagaggaccccccccccggcggctccGTGAGGACGCAGGCGGCGGCGCTCCCGCACTCCCTCCTCTACAACGTCACCAGCCGCCTGACGCTCCACGCCGCCGACGGCGCCAGCGTGTCGTGCGTGGTGGAGAACGCCGCCCTGAACGAGAACCTGACGTCCACCAGCG GCGGCGTGAGGGCGTGGGGGACCCCCGTGGTGCCCAGCAGGGCGTCGGAGGCCATGTGGATCTTCAGCACGGCGCTGTGCGCGGTGGTCGGGGTCCTGGTGGCGGTGGGCGTGGTCTACCAGATCCACCTGGACCggctgagcaggaggaggcggcgcgAGTCTCTAAAGGAGCCTCCGAACAGAG GATACAAGAGGAGGAAcccgagggaggaggaggaggaagaggaagaggaggaggaggaagaggaagaggccatgacgctggagaggaaggagaccaACGTGTG
- the LOC119216235 gene encoding ICOS ligand-like isoform X1 yields the protein MGPARFGGRRVEAWSCGLLLGFLGFCAGLEEDCVLGIVGQLVSLPCVLPQLVTAVNVSVVWRRGEEVVLRSAWTDGGDVEEWSVNRATTPGDAALTGNVSLQLPVAEASERRLNYSLLVTSGGNHSGAELCAVCLRTAARFSPPVLRRGEAGPGGETAFWCHSSGGFPKPAVYWLLNDTEDPPPGGSVRTQAAALPHSLLYNVTSRLTLHAADGASVSCVVENAALNENLTSTSGGVRAWGTPVVPSRASEAMWIFSTALCAVVGVLVAVGVVYQIHLDRLSRRRRRESLKEPPNRGGSVVGGLDLYAWSLEPIQGALIYRIRFNLRLDLLIKSKFIR from the exons ATGGGTCCGGCTCGGTTCGGCGGTCGGAGGGTTGAAGCGTGGAGCTGCGGGCTGCTGCTCGGCTTCCTGGGTTTCTGCGCCGGTTTGG AGGAAGACTGCGTCCTCGGTATCGTGGGACAGCTCGTCTCGCTGCCCTGCGTCCTCCCCCAGCTGGTGACCGCAGTGAACGTCAGCGTGGTGTggcggcggggggaggaggtggtgctGAGGTCGGCGTGGACGGACGGCGGGGACGTGGAGGAATGGAGCGTCAACAGGGCCACGACCCCGGGGGACGCCGCGCTGACGGGCAACGTGTCCCTGCAGCTCCCCGTGGCCGAGGCCTCCGAGCGCCGCCTCAACTACAGCCTGCTCGTCACGTCGGGGGGGAACCAcagcggcgccgagctgtgcgccGTGTGCCTCAGGACGGCGG CCAGGTTCAGCCCCCCGGTGCTGCggcggggggaggcggggccCGGAGGCGAGACCGCCTTCTGGTGTCACTCCAGCGGGGGTTTCCCCAAACCCGCGGTCTACTGGCTCCTCAACGAcacagaggaccccccccccggcggctccGTGAGGACGCAGGCGGCGGCGCTCCCGCACTCCCTCCTCTACAACGTCACCAGCCGCCTGACGCTCCACGCCGCCGACGGCGCCAGCGTGTCGTGCGTGGTGGAGAACGCCGCCCTGAACGAGAACCTGACGTCCACCAGCG GCGGCGTGAGGGCGTGGGGGACCCCCGTGGTGCCCAGCAGGGCGTCGGAGGCCATGTGGATCTTCAGCACGGCGCTGTGCGCGGTGGTCGGGGTCCTGGTGGCGGTGGGCGTGGTCTACCAGATCCACCTGGACCggctgagcaggaggaggcggcgcgAGTCTCTAAAGGAGCCTCCGAACAGAGGTGGGTCTGTTGTTGGTGGACTCGACCTTTACGCCTGGTCCTTGGAACCGATTCAAGGGGCTTTAATTTATCGGATCAGGTTCAACCTTCGACTGGACCTTCTGATCAAATCCAAATTCATCCGTTAA